In the genome of Palaemon carinicauda isolate YSFRI2023 chromosome 13, ASM3689809v2, whole genome shotgun sequence, one region contains:
- the LOC137652277 gene encoding uncharacterized protein DKFZp434B061-like, translating to MMRENVASVHLKDLPSSGVPRLLHQTMQRQLRRLAHLMFLLFLFSLTSCDNGVAAQRREGRTYPLLGSIPETDFNCRGHPAGYYADLETGCQVYHMCDTLEKQYSYLCPNYTLFNQKFMVCDHWYMVNCSSAADFYSLNDHIGEVPGSGENGNDANDIKATSARKTTTSSRETSLKEAKFAPVAFTFKAPGSSPRPPVPTNSLVQDKSVSAPRPSSSLRPFTSSQTSTTRAQPTFTTQRPQTTQTTPRTSSTRIQQTVTSTAKPTTTRFFQTSRSSFLQTLKPTVATTPRPTFSQTLSTSVHQSTRPTEKPAPIRPTEKASPTRPTEKPSPAAPSRFFELPNIESIFQSIPNSLTKPSPPPSVFLQPPQQPTGSSLVSVDAKSGAGNNTSSHHVNFSFDHMIPFVQTPPPGTPFTMVPGVVARGTGNKFTFSSSQKKPFDEIDFNSIFFQPLVLRPKEKNRKIFTTAPASIILDPHHHQTSGSDQETQHSTTTLFAAPPSANSSTNNGRSNSTSHIVGLRFPSLLQQPSPLVSANVPPFLPTIQQTLIPPTIMKQEFLTPLVTPIRSGLLPLQVTSGIVPSSRFKFPVSRSSRDFFIPSPGLTLPKEDPTVGDKDSIEELQNVLFESVQPKKTNMTMVFPEPRNVELTTLQINPECPKCHPGFLRPGQCIPCVHIK from the exons ATGATGCGCGAGAACGTTGCTTCTGTCCACCTGAAGGACCTTCCTTCGTCAGGTGTACCACGCCTCCTTCACCAGACGATGCAAAGACAGCTGAGGAGACTGGCCCACCTCATGTTCCTACTTTTTCTGTTTTCTCTCACTTCGTGTGACAACGGAGTCGCAGCACAGAGGAGG GAGGGCCGTACCTACCCCTTGTTGGGTAGTATACCCGAGACCGATTTTAACTGCCGTGGGCATCCTGCAGGGTACTACGCTGATCTGGAAACTGGGTGCCAg GTATACCACATGTGCGACACCCTGGAAAAGCAGTACTCTTACTTGTGTCCCAACTACACGCTTTTCAACCAGAAGTTTATGGTCTGTGACCACTGGTATATGGTGAACTGTTCGTCTGCTGCTGATTTTTACAGCCTCAATGATCACATTGGGGAAG TGCCAGGCAGCGGGGAAAATGGTAATGATGCCAATGATATCAAGGCAACTAGTGCCAGGAAGACCACCACTAGCAGTCGAGAAACTTCTTTGAAGGAGGCAAAATTTGCACCAGTGGCCTTCACTTTCAAGGCACCAGGTTCTTCTCCGAGACCTCCAGTACCTACAAACTCGCTAGTTCAGGACAAGTCGGTATCTGCGCCTAGACCATCATCATCGTTAAGACCTTTTACCTCATCTCAGACATCGACGACCAGAGCACAGCCGACATTTACAACGCAAAGGCCTCAAACTACACAAACGACACCTCGGACTTCAAGCACAAGAATACAACAGACCGTAACATCAACAGCAAAACCCACTACTACAAGATTTTTCCAGACTTCAAGAAGCTCCTTCTTACAGACTTTAAAGCCAACAGTTGCTACCACTCCTAGGCCTACATTTTCTCAGACTTTAAGCACGAGTGTTCATCAGTCGACTAGACCCACAGAGAAACCTGCCCCGATTAGACCCACAGAGAAAGCTTCCCCGACTAGACCCACAGAGAAACCTTCCCCAGCAGCTCCTAGCCGTTTCTTTGAGCTACCAAATATTGAGAGTATTTTCCAGTCTATCCCCAACTCCTTAACTAaaccatcaccaccaccatcagTGTTTCTCCAACCCCCTCAGCAACCTACTGGTAGCAGCTTGGTTTCTGTAGATGCAAAATCTGGAGCAGGAAATAATACCAGTTCTCACCATGTCAACTTTTCCTTTGATCATATGATTCCTTTTGTCCAAACACCTCCACCTGGTACTCCATTCACTATGGTTCCAGGAGTTGTTGCCAGAGGTACTGGAAATAAATTCACATTTTCAAGTAGCCAAAAGAAGCCTTTTGATGAGATAGATTTCAACAGCATCTTTTTCCAGCCTCTGGTTCTGCGGCCAAAGGAGAAAAATCGGAAAATATTCACCACTGCCCCTGCATCTATCATACTGGATCCCCATCATCATCAAACATCTGGGTCTGACCAAGAGACACAGCATTCTACGACCACTCTGTTTGCTGCTCCTCCTTCCGCTAACAGTTCTACCAACAACGGAAGGTCTAACAGTACCTCTCATATTGTAGGTTTACGTTTTCCAAGCCTTTTACAACAACCCTCTCCACTAGTTTCTGCCAACGTTCCACCATTCCTGCCAACAATACAACAGACGCTTATCCCACCTACAATAATGAAACAAGAATTTTTAACCCCATTGGTAACACCTATTCGTTCAGGCCTACTACCACTCCAGGTAACAAGTGGAATTGTCCCCAGCTCTCGTTTCAAGTTCCCAGTTTCGCGAAGTAGTCGCGATTTCTTCATTCCTTCTCCTGGTCTTACCCTGCCGAAGGAGGATCCCACAGTGGGAGATAAGGACTCCATAGAAGAGCTGCAGAATGTACTATTCGAGTCAGTGCAGCCCAAGAAGACGAACATGACGATGGTATTCCCAGAGCCACGTAACGTTGAATTGACGACTCTCCAGATCAATCCAGAATGCCCAAAGTGCCATCCGGGGTTCTTGCGCCCGGGGCAGTGCATCCCTTGCGTCCATATTAAGTGA